From the Sulfuricurvum sp. genome, one window contains:
- a CDS encoding AAA family ATPase, whose amino-acid sequence MIERFYLKEFLSFKEAELEFNPGLIVFTGPSGSGKSILMRSILASVGLDSVEASICESSVKWQIDEEEYGIENDDINIFRHVKKEKTSYFINNQRTSKSSMEKISGGYCRHLSLKDYSDFEPLSLLKMVDEKIAIGMAEYTQTLQKHKEIFEIHKTLVEELRSIEAQESKLAELKEFAAFEIAKIDTIKPTLGEDEELSMIKKQLSKKEKIEEAIKSAEEILRFENQVTSALSLLDVESGFFDDAMNELRGVFEGAMDKLELLEEVSIEEVLNRIESLAELKRRYGGIAEALEYREQKSKELESYENIEYSKKDLLRKIQESQTLLIELSQKLSKERHETIPSLLEKLNTYLSMLYLRPATLSIMTTEHHGAGVDKIVLGLEGTSLDKLSSGEFNRLRLALLSLRVESMDDEGGVLMLDEIDANLSGEESMSVARVLRHLSSRYQIFVISHQPQLTSMGQQHFLIYKDDESRVRELNEGERVEEIARIISGDAISEEARGFARDLFERVKLEYRL is encoded by the coding sequence GTGATCGAGCGTTTTTATCTCAAAGAGTTTCTTAGTTTTAAAGAGGCTGAACTCGAATTTAATCCCGGGTTAATCGTTTTTACCGGACCCAGCGGAAGTGGAAAATCGATTTTAATGCGTTCGATTTTGGCATCGGTAGGGCTTGATAGTGTCGAAGCATCGATATGTGAATCTTCGGTCAAATGGCAAATTGATGAAGAAGAGTATGGGATTGAAAATGATGATATCAATATTTTTCGTCATGTCAAAAAAGAGAAAACCTCCTATTTTATCAACAACCAACGCACCTCAAAATCCTCTATGGAGAAGATTAGCGGAGGGTATTGCCGTCATTTGAGTTTAAAAGATTACAGCGATTTTGAACCTTTGTCACTGCTCAAAATGGTGGATGAAAAAATAGCGATTGGTATGGCAGAATATACTCAAACTCTCCAAAAACATAAAGAGATATTTGAGATACACAAAACACTGGTGGAGGAGTTGCGCTCTATAGAAGCCCAAGAATCAAAACTCGCAGAACTTAAAGAGTTTGCCGCCTTCGAAATTGCTAAAATCGATACTATCAAACCCACTTTAGGGGAAGATGAAGAGCTCTCGATGATTAAAAAACAGCTCTCTAAAAAAGAGAAGATTGAAGAGGCGATAAAAAGTGCCGAAGAGATTTTGCGATTTGAAAATCAGGTCACTTCGGCATTGTCACTGTTAGATGTTGAAAGCGGTTTTTTTGACGATGCGATGAATGAGTTACGGGGTGTTTTTGAGGGGGCTATGGATAAACTAGAGCTTCTCGAAGAGGTCTCTATCGAAGAGGTTCTTAACCGTATCGAATCGCTTGCAGAACTGAAACGTCGTTACGGCGGTATTGCCGAAGCACTCGAATACCGTGAACAAAAGTCCAAAGAACTGGAATCGTATGAAAACATCGAATACTCGAAAAAAGATTTACTCCGTAAAATCCAAGAGTCCCAAACTCTTTTGATAGAGTTATCACAAAAACTTTCAAAAGAGCGTCATGAGACAATTCCATCGCTGTTAGAAAAACTCAATACGTATCTTTCTATGCTCTATTTACGTCCCGCAACATTGTCGATTATGACAACTGAACATCATGGTGCAGGGGTAGATAAGATAGTTTTAGGATTAGAGGGGACTTCATTGGATAAGCTCAGTTCAGGGGAGTTTAATAGGCTCCGTTTGGCACTATTATCCCTACGGGTGGAGAGTATGGATGATGAGGGTGGAGTGCTGATGCTCGATGAAATCGATGCGAATTTGAGCGGTGAAGAGTCGATGAGCGTCGCTAGGGTCTTACGCCATCTCTCTTCACGGTACCAAATCTTTGTCATCTCCCATCAACCGCAACTCACCTCGATGGGGCAACAACACTTTTTGATCTATAAAGACGATGAGAGTCGTGTCCGTGAGTTGAATGAGGGGGAAAGAGTCGAAGAGATTGCTCGTATAATCAGCGGTGATGCTATCAGTGAAGAAGCCAGAGGATTCGCACGTGATCTTTTTGAACGTGTTAAGTTGGAGTATAGATTATGA
- a CDS encoding TatD family hydrolase, with amino-acid sequence MIIDTHVHLDDERYRDDFDAMMERALKADVRAFVIPGAHPATLPRAVEICEHYPNVYFAVGVHPYDMEHMESVDFESYAVHPKCIAIGECGLDYFRLEGTDEEKLREKQRQEEVFRTQIRFAKKVQKPLIVHIRDASHDAKMILLEEGAGEVGGVLHCYNADDELLSLSEQNFYFGIGGVVTFSNAKKLINILPRIPKDKLILETDGPYLTPHPHRGARNESAYTRLVAQKVSDLLESEIEDIESLTTQNSTRLFGNLIV; translated from the coding sequence ATGATTATCGACACACATGTCCATCTCGACGATGAACGCTATCGTGACGATTTTGATGCAATGATGGAGCGTGCCCTGAAAGCTGATGTTCGAGCCTTTGTTATCCCCGGAGCGCACCCCGCTACGTTGCCGCGAGCAGTTGAGATTTGTGAACACTATCCTAATGTCTATTTTGCGGTTGGGGTTCACCCTTACGATATGGAGCATATGGAATCGGTCGATTTTGAGTCTTATGCGGTGCATCCCAAATGTATCGCAATCGGAGAATGCGGATTGGATTATTTTCGTCTTGAAGGGACGGATGAAGAGAAATTAAGAGAAAAACAAAGACAAGAGGAGGTCTTTCGAACACAAATCCGTTTTGCGAAAAAAGTACAAAAACCTTTGATCGTCCATATCCGTGATGCTTCTCATGATGCAAAGATGATTTTATTGGAAGAGGGTGCAGGAGAAGTAGGGGGAGTGCTCCATTGTTACAATGCTGATGATGAACTTCTCTCACTTTCAGAGCAAAATTTTTATTTTGGGATTGGTGGTGTTGTAACGTTTAGTAACGCTAAAAAATTGATCAATATTCTACCCCGCATTCCAAAAGATAAATTGATACTCGAAACAGATGGCCCCTACCTAACCCCGCATCCTCATAGAGGAGCGCGTAACGAGAGTGCCTATACTCGTTTGGTAGCCCAAAAAGTATCCGATCTTTTAGAGAGTGAAATCGAGGATATCGAATCTTTGACAACACAAAATTCAACAAGGTTATTTGGAAATTTAATAGTTTAG
- the hisB gene encoding imidazoleglycerol-phosphate dehydratase HisB — MIQKSRKTKETDISLTLNLYGEGKSTISTGVGFLDHMLESFAKHAWMDLEITCVGDTHIDDHHSVEDVGIVLGQALREAMYPIQNVERFGNSVVVMDEASVSCDLDLSNRPYLHCELDINGKVGSFDTELVDEFFRAVIFNAGISAHIVQQRGSNNHHIIEASFKSFAVSLRRALVKNDRAGTPSTKGVL; from the coding sequence ATGATTCAAAAAAGTCGTAAAACAAAAGAGACCGATATTTCTCTCACTTTAAATCTCTACGGTGAGGGGAAAAGTACCATCTCTACCGGAGTTGGATTTTTGGATCATATGTTGGAAAGCTTTGCAAAACATGCGTGGATGGATTTAGAAATCACCTGTGTCGGTGATACTCATATTGATGACCACCACAGTGTGGAAGATGTAGGGATTGTTTTAGGGCAAGCGTTGAGAGAAGCGATGTATCCGATTCAAAATGTTGAGCGTTTTGGAAACAGCGTCGTCGTTATGGATGAAGCAAGTGTATCGTGTGATTTGGATTTAAGTAATCGCCCTTATTTACACTGTGAGCTGGATATTAATGGAAAAGTAGGCTCTTTTGATACCGAATTGGTTGATGAGTTTTTTCGTGCCGTCATCTTTAATGCTGGAATCAGTGCCCATATCGTTCAGCAACGCGGTTCGAATAATCACCATATTATCGAAGCCTCTTTTAAATCATTTGCCGTCTCTCTTCGCCGTGCATTGGTTAAAAATGACCGTGCAGGGACACCAAGTACTAAAGGTGTGCTGTGA
- the bioV gene encoding pimelyl-ACP methyl ester esterase BioV: MIFYSGFSLKNETHYFDNFLEKSLYSVAGFSYGSIKAAHYALEATHRIDTLQLFSPAFFQTQTEAFKKLQLKGFVRSPQGYRESFLINCFSPYPVHDVELNHEDNEENLRELLYFEWTNELMEAIRSKGVRIEVYLGLEDRVIDVASTREFFLPYATVTSIRRGNHFLQEGL, translated from the coding sequence GTGATATTTTATAGCGGTTTTTCCCTCAAAAACGAGACTCACTATTTCGATAATTTTTTAGAAAAGAGTCTCTATAGCGTCGCTGGATTTAGCTACGGCTCCATCAAAGCGGCACACTATGCTCTCGAAGCAACCCATCGTATCGATACCTTGCAACTTTTTTCCCCAGCTTTTTTTCAAACACAAACTGAAGCGTTTAAAAAACTGCAACTAAAAGGATTCGTCCGCTCTCCACAAGGATATCGGGAGAGTTTTCTCATCAACTGCTTCTCCCCCTATCCCGTACATGACGTTGAACTCAATCATGAAGATAATGAGGAAAATCTCCGAGAACTTCTCTATTTTGAGTGGACAAACGAGTTGATGGAGGCTATACGCTCCAAAGGGGTACGGATTGAGGTCTATTTAGGACTCGAAGATCGTGTGATAGATGTTGCAAGCACGCGCGAGTTTTTTCTCCCTTATGCTACTGTCACATCGATTCGAAGAGGAAACCATTTTTTACAGGAGGGGCTGTGA
- a CDS encoding HAD family hydrolase, with protein MIRLIILDVDGCLSDGKITYTHEGIELKNFHVRDGFALKSIVKMGYEVAIITGRDSAIVTNRARELDIPHLFQGVKDKRAVAQELCQTLGIEPSEVAAIGDDLNDLKLLQWVGRAFSPNDALEYIQSSTHVLERRGGDACVREMIDIILKENGDEERFVSAWI; from the coding sequence GTGATTCGTCTCATTATTCTTGATGTTGACGGATGTCTGAGTGATGGAAAGATTACCTATACCCATGAGGGAATTGAGCTAAAAAATTTTCATGTTCGTGATGGATTCGCACTAAAATCGATTGTGAAAATGGGATATGAAGTGGCAATTATTACCGGTCGTGATTCGGCAATCGTCACAAATCGTGCACGTGAACTTGATATACCGCACCTTTTTCAAGGGGTCAAAGATAAAAGGGCAGTGGCTCAAGAGTTGTGTCAAACTCTTGGTATAGAACCCAGTGAAGTAGCTGCAATCGGTGATGATTTGAATGATCTTAAACTGCTTCAATGGGTAGGAAGAGCGTTTTCACCCAATGATGCATTAGAATACATACAATCATCAACTCATGTTTTAGAACGTCGAGGCGGTGATGCGTGTGTCCGTGAAATGATTGATATTATTCTCAAAGAAAACGGCGATGAAGAGCGCTTTGTGAGTGCATGGATTTAA
- a CDS encoding septal ring lytic transglycosylase RlpA family protein, with the protein MLTKIFLSLSILILSGCTTYKGSYSYKQPKSSKKTPSAVLDSAPSDIMKKNGEPVASMRPYTVLGKEYYPTVVAIGDTFSGRASWYGSEFHGKMTSSGETYDMNALSAAHKTLPMNTVVRVTNLDNNLNTVVRINDRGPFVESRIIDLSYAAAKEINLVGKGNANVRLEVLGFEPTGTKTIDYKVMSAGPKQEILTSFAVQIGAFANINGAVETQKKYASFKGYSAIIKDSQYNNDKLYRVWLRGFRSEAEARDFIAQGYFSGQFITRE; encoded by the coding sequence TTGCTAACTAAAATATTTTTATCGTTGTCTATCCTGATACTAAGCGGTTGTACAACGTATAAAGGTTCTTACTCTTATAAACAACCAAAATCCTCAAAAAAAACTCCATCGGCAGTTTTGGACAGTGCACCATCGGATATTATGAAAAAAAATGGTGAACCGGTTGCATCAATGCGTCCTTATACAGTATTGGGTAAAGAATATTATCCTACAGTTGTGGCAATAGGAGATACATTTTCAGGTCGTGCAAGCTGGTATGGATCGGAATTTCATGGAAAAATGACCAGTAGTGGTGAAACGTATGATATGAATGCGTTGAGTGCTGCTCATAAAACGTTGCCAATGAATACCGTTGTTCGGGTAACGAATCTTGATAATAATCTTAATACCGTTGTCCGAATAAATGATCGAGGTCCTTTTGTAGAGAGCCGAATTATTGATCTCTCCTACGCTGCAGCGAAAGAGATTAATTTAGTCGGAAAAGGGAATGCAAACGTCCGATTAGAGGTATTAGGATTTGAACCGACAGGGACTAAAACTATCGATTATAAAGTGATGTCAGCAGGACCAAAACAGGAAATTCTTACCTCTTTTGCCGTTCAGATCGGTGCATTTGCCAACATCAATGGTGCAGTTGAAACACAGAAAAAGTATGCGAGTTTCAAAGGATACTCTGCAATCATCAAAGATTCACAGTATAATAACGATAAACTATACCGTGTATGGCTACGTGGATTTAGAAGCGAAGCTGAAGCTCGAGATTTCATAGCACAAGGCTATTTTAGTGGCCAATTTATTACAAGGGAATGA
- a CDS encoding DUF3800 domain-containing protein: MNFSNYIVYVDESGDHSLTSINKDFPIFVLAFCIFDKEKYSQSAVLKLKDFKFKHFGHDMVVLHENEIRRDKGWFKILNSKEKKEAFIDELTQIIYEEDFTIIATVIQKDKLFSHTNSPYDIALKYCMERTYRFLESKNEHTKMTHIIVEQRGKNEDEELELEFRRVCDGYNFKNIRFPFEIILANKMSNSAGLQLADLVARPIGLSVLKPEQTNRAFEVLKDKFHKSDSGRVEGVGLKVYP, encoded by the coding sequence ATGAATTTCAGCAACTACATCGTTTATGTCGATGAAAGCGGTGACCATTCACTGACGTCTATCAATAAAGATTTCCCGATATTTGTTTTGGCTTTTTGTATTTTCGACAAAGAGAAGTATTCTCAAAGTGCAGTTTTAAAACTCAAAGATTTCAAATTTAAGCATTTCGGTCACGATATGGTGGTGCTTCACGAAAATGAGATTCGTCGAGATAAGGGTTGGTTCAAAATTCTTAATTCAAAAGAGAAAAAAGAGGCTTTTATAGATGAATTGACACAAATCATCTATGAGGAAGATTTTACGATTATCGCTACGGTCATCCAAAAAGACAAACTGTTCAGTCATACGAATAGTCCATACGATATCGCTCTAAAATATTGCATGGAGCGAACCTATCGATTTTTGGAATCGAAAAATGAACATACTAAAATGACACATATCATCGTAGAACAACGAGGGAAAAACGAAGACGAAGAATTGGAACTCGAATTTCGCAGAGTATGCGACGGATATAACTTTAAAAATATACGGTTTCCTTTTGAAATTATTCTCGCCAATAAAATGAGCAATTCAGCAGGTTTGCAACTGGCTGATTTGGTGGCTCGACCGATTGGATTGAGTGTTCTCAAACCTGAACAGACAAATAGAGCATTTGAAGTGCTAAAAGATAAATTTCATAAATCAGATAGTGGGAGAGTTGAAGGAGTTGGGCTTAAAGTATATCCATAA
- a CDS encoding lytic transglycosylase domain-containing protein, producing MRWLLFLIMIPYPLFSLAFDTHDSKKSEVLKHFDVPSSFLNDPYLHDEYSERKRDCSLNGFANSSDNADILIPMLSSIIAQSDLPEEFLFIALAESGLDTVSTSSRGASGLWQFMPETGKVHGLKITSYVDERCDHIKSTRAAITYLSQLHKQFGKWYLAIIAYNCGDGKLSHAIREAHSSELSVLTNPNKGYIPPESRRYIRRILALALLASDRVFLEQIQYDHLIGVASKNPIATVYLPEGEEIDNLAAVLEMPKQKLKFLNTHLKRGVTPPNVNSYPVYIPESKLALFQAKYHPKGLKNYFVMHKIKSGESLVSLSKRYNVERSAIMSENMLSEKDEMKENRNLKIPLSRTFIKKEVIVYEEPPVSAIKMYNFNLDNLKSRNPFNPPKVNENEESKLAN from the coding sequence TTGCGTTGGTTACTTTTCCTAATAATGATTCCTTATCCTCTTTTTTCTCTTGCATTTGATACCCACGATTCAAAAAAATCAGAAGTTTTAAAACATTTTGATGTCCCTTCCTCTTTTTTAAACGACCCATATTTGCATGATGAGTACAGTGAGCGAAAACGTGATTGTTCACTTAACGGATTTGCTAATTCATCTGATAATGCCGATATATTGATACCTATGCTCTCCTCTATTATTGCTCAATCGGATCTTCCTGAAGAGTTTTTATTTATTGCCTTGGCAGAATCAGGACTTGATACCGTCTCAACCTCTTCGCGCGGGGCGAGCGGATTGTGGCAATTTATGCCTGAGACAGGAAAAGTGCACGGACTGAAAATTACCTCTTATGTGGATGAGAGGTGTGATCATATTAAATCAACGCGAGCCGCTATTACCTATCTCTCACAGTTACATAAGCAGTTTGGAAAATGGTATTTGGCTATCATTGCTTACAATTGCGGTGACGGCAAACTTTCCCATGCTATTAGAGAAGCCCATAGCAGTGAACTTAGTGTCTTAACCAATCCCAATAAAGGGTACATCCCCCCTGAAAGCCGTCGATATATCCGTCGTATTTTGGCTCTTGCACTGCTAGCCAGTGATCGTGTATTTTTAGAACAGATTCAATATGACCATTTAATCGGTGTAGCATCTAAAAATCCTATTGCAACCGTCTATTTGCCTGAAGGGGAGGAGATTGATAATTTGGCAGCTGTTTTAGAGATGCCAAAACAAAAATTAAAGTTCCTTAATACCCATCTTAAACGGGGTGTTACCCCTCCAAATGTTAACTCCTATCCGGTCTATATCCCTGAATCCAAACTTGCCTTATTTCAAGCAAAATATCATCCAAAAGGGTTAAAAAATTATTTTGTGATGCATAAAATCAAATCAGGTGAGAGTTTGGTATCACTTTCGAAGCGTTACAATGTAGAGCGCTCAGCCATTATGTCTGAAAATATGCTCAGCGAAAAAGATGAGATGAAAGAAAACCGTAATCTTAAAATTCCTCTTAGCCGTACATTTATTAAAAAGGAGGTTATTGTTTATGAAGAACCTCCCGTTTCAGCGATAAAAATGTATAATTTCAATCTTGACAATCTAAAATCGCGTAATCCATTCAACCCCCCTAAAGTAAATGAGAATGAGGAATCCAAGCTTGCTAACTAA
- the mog gene encoding molybdopterin adenylyltransferase, producing the protein MIKIGVITASDRASAGIYEDISGVAIQESMKDYLKSEHEIVYRCIPDNQDTIEETMMELCDREGCCLVVTTGGTGPARRDVTPEATENVCEKMMPGFGELMRSVSLKYVPTAILSRQTAGIRGKSLIINLPGKPKSIRECLDAVFPAVPYCIDLIEGPYLECNEAVIKAFRPK; encoded by the coding sequence ATGATTAAAATAGGGGTTATTACCGCATCAGACCGTGCAAGTGCAGGGATTTATGAAGATATTTCAGGGGTTGCGATCCAAGAGTCGATGAAGGATTATCTAAAATCTGAACATGAGATTGTGTACCGTTGTATCCCTGATAATCAAGATACGATTGAAGAGACGATGATGGAGTTGTGTGATCGTGAGGGGTGCTGTTTAGTAGTAACAACAGGAGGGACAGGTCCTGCACGTCGTGATGTGACTCCTGAGGCGACGGAGAACGTCTGTGAGAAGATGATGCCGGGGTTTGGTGAGTTAATGCGTTCTGTGAGCCTTAAATACGTCCCTACAGCGATCCTTTCACGTCAGACGGCGGGAATCCGTGGCAAGAGCCTTATCATCAATCTTCCGGGGAAACCTAAATCGATTCGTGAATGTTTGGACGCGGTATTTCCTGCTGTGCCGTATTGCATCGATTTGATTGAGGGACCCTATTTGGAATGTAACGAAGCGGTTATTAAAGCGTTTCGTCCCAAATAG
- a CDS encoding ATP-dependent metallopeptidase FtsH/Yme1/Tma family protein produces the protein MNITQLKFNRNQLIVLASGGIILLLLLYALLRESSALVSLDEATRIVQSNQVEKAVIDGGYLYLFTEKEGVAKIPSSQVPLELTSHLKIEEKKSNGWIWLFLVVTVILGAIGWVYNTRRIDAIVHEERTPPPSPTKSLEAEASSPSSPTPVKSTVRFSDIGGIGDVKEELEEIIDFLRNPKRYYSFGARMPRGVLLVGPPGVGKTMIAKAVAAEADVPFFYQSGASFVQIYVGMGAKRVHELFAAAKKNAPSIIFIDEIDAVGKKRGGERNDEREGTLNQLLTEMDGFEDTSGIIVIAATNNIDIMDSALLRSGRFDRRVFVELPTASERISILEKYLHHIPHDLKTEDVAKMTVGFNGASLAALVNEAALLCLRNREFQVNMTHFLAVKDKVMLGKKRLTMLSDKQRQYQARYQAGKVFAATWFDLAYEKITLSNDTITPPVSEPLLKHEIESHVRIHLAGLAACELRFGEHASSVSHDLEVARTLVKSMVNEYGMGSSLFPKPSDSEELMKRLFEETKILLERYEKPVEKIEAILSEYEHISKSLAKETMRDIL, from the coding sequence ATGAACATAACACAGCTCAAGTTTAATCGTAATCAGCTCATTGTATTAGCATCGGGGGGAATAATTCTTTTATTACTTCTGTATGCCCTTCTACGTGAGAGTAGTGCTCTTGTATCTCTTGATGAAGCGACCCGTATTGTTCAGTCGAATCAAGTTGAAAAAGCGGTGATTGACGGAGGATATCTCTATCTTTTTACCGAAAAAGAGGGTGTTGCTAAAATTCCATCATCACAAGTCCCTTTAGAATTAACTTCACATCTCAAAATCGAGGAAAAAAAGTCGAATGGATGGATTTGGCTATTTTTGGTTGTAACGGTCATTTTAGGAGCTATCGGATGGGTTTATAATACTCGCCGTATCGATGCCATCGTTCATGAAGAGAGAACGCCACCTCCTTCACCGACTAAATCACTCGAAGCTGAAGCCTCGTCACCATCTTCACCCACTCCGGTAAAATCGACGGTGCGCTTTAGCGATATCGGTGGGATAGGTGATGTCAAAGAGGAACTCGAAGAGATTATCGATTTTTTACGCAATCCGAAACGCTACTACAGCTTTGGTGCCCGTATGCCACGCGGTGTATTGCTCGTAGGCCCTCCGGGCGTCGGTAAAACGATGATTGCCAAAGCGGTTGCCGCCGAAGCGGATGTCCCTTTTTTCTACCAAAGCGGTGCATCTTTTGTCCAAATTTATGTCGGGATGGGGGCAAAACGGGTACATGAACTCTTTGCCGCCGCGAAAAAAAATGCCCCCTCCATCATCTTTATCGATGAGATAGATGCGGTTGGTAAAAAACGGGGTGGTGAGCGTAATGATGAGCGGGAGGGGACGCTTAATCAGCTCTTGACCGAGATGGATGGGTTTGAGGATACCAGCGGTATTATCGTCATCGCCGCTACCAACAATATCGATATTATGGACAGTGCATTGCTCCGTTCGGGGCGATTTGATCGTCGTGTTTTTGTGGAGCTTCCGACAGCAAGTGAACGTATCTCTATTTTGGAAAAATATCTCCACCATATTCCGCACGATTTAAAAACCGAAGATGTCGCGAAAATGACGGTAGGATTTAACGGTGCTTCATTAGCCGCATTAGTCAATGAAGCGGCGTTATTATGTCTGCGTAACCGCGAATTTCAAGTCAACATGACCCATTTTTTAGCCGTCAAAGATAAAGTAATGTTGGGTAAAAAACGTCTCACCATGCTGAGCGATAAACAGCGTCAATATCAAGCACGTTATCAAGCGGGAAAAGTGTTTGCCGCTACATGGTTTGATTTAGCGTATGAAAAAATCACCCTCAGTAATGATACGATTACCCCTCCCGTCTCCGAGCCTCTGCTAAAACACGAGATTGAATCGCATGTACGGATACATCTCGCCGGACTCGCTGCGTGTGAGTTACGTTTCGGTGAACATGCTTCATCTGTATCGCATGATTTAGAGGTGGCTAGAACACTGGTAAAATCGATGGTTAATGAATACGGTATGGGAAGTTCACTCTTTCCAAAGCCAAGTGATAGTGAAGAGTTAATGAAACGGTTGTTCGAAGAGACGAAGATTTTATTGGAACGATATGAAAAACCGGTAGAGAAAATAGAGGCGATTTTGAGCGAATATGAACATATCTCCAAATCGTTAGCCAAAGAGACTATGCGTGATATTTTATAG
- a CDS encoding NAD(+)/NADH kinase: protein MKLTTIKRVGIVLRPSTPELKEMFFEAKRIFESRGIEVIIDNISGGMIDVMGQPFDMMCENSDFLMTIGGDGTLISAVRRSYHYQLPVLGIHAGKLGFLADLDFAELENFIEKMLLGEYRIDQRAILQATIVTQKGVNEVFAFNDIVLTRPSIAKMIHVETYVDGQSFNTYYGDGVVVSTPTGSTAYNLSAGGPVLFPLSQVFALTPICPHSLTQRPMVFPGHFEIEMKTPDASALVIIDGQDLVKISHKDTVNIKLASGTAHLIHRKEFNYFEVLKEKMGWGK from the coding sequence TTGAAATTAACAACTATTAAACGTGTCGGTATTGTATTACGCCCCTCCACACCAGAGCTCAAAGAGATGTTTTTTGAAGCAAAACGGATTTTTGAATCCCGTGGCATTGAGGTTATTATTGATAATATCAGTGGTGGTATGATTGATGTAATGGGTCAGCCTTTTGATATGATGTGTGAAAATAGCGATTTTTTAATGACGATAGGGGGAGATGGGACGTTGATCTCCGCCGTTCGACGCTCATACCATTATCAGTTGCCTGTTTTGGGAATTCATGCCGGAAAACTTGGATTTTTAGCCGATTTGGATTTTGCAGAACTTGAAAATTTTATCGAAAAAATGTTACTTGGTGAATATCGTATCGATCAGCGCGCTATATTGCAAGCGACGATTGTAACTCAAAAGGGGGTTAATGAGGTATTCGCATTTAACGATATCGTATTAACACGCCCCTCTATTGCTAAAATGATTCATGTCGAGACTTATGTTGATGGGCAAAGTTTTAACACTTACTATGGCGATGGAGTTGTCGTCTCTACTCCGACAGGTTCAACCGCGTACAACCTCTCCGCAGGGGGACCGGTTCTTTTCCCATTATCTCAGGTATTTGCCTTGACACCGATATGCCCCCATTCGCTCACACAGCGTCCTATGGTTTTTCCGGGGCATTTTGAAATCGAGATGAAAACGCCCGACGCGAGTGCATTGGTTATCATAGACGGTCAAGATTTAGTAAAAATCAGCCATAAAGATACCGTCAATATCAAACTAGCGAGTGGAACAGCCCATCTGATTCATCGAAAAGAGTTTAACTATTTTGAAGTACTTAAAGAAAAAATGGGCTGGGGGAAATAA